The DNA region aaagtagtgcactatgtagggaataggggctctggtctaaagtagtgcactatatagggaataggggctctggtctaaagtagtgcactatgtagggaataggggctctggtctaaagtagtgcactatgtagggaataggggctctggtctaaagtagtgcactatgtagggaatagggtgccatttgaaacagACGGCCCCAGATAAGACATGTACATGACGTACAGAGAAAccacatactacacacacacacacacacacacacgcgcgcgcacgcacacaaccacacacgcacacacacacacacacacacacacacgcacacacgcacacacacaaccgtCAAAAAACAAGTCCCTAATCAGTCCCTGTCTGTCAGGTTTTCAAAGTGTTATCATCAAACTACGCTCGGAAGGAAAGACACGACAGCCTTCTGGCCAGGTCCAATCAGACCTGAGCTGGTGTCCTAAATGAAACgttgttccctatgtagtgcactacattttgaccagggtgccatttaggagtCAGTACTGGGGCTATAGAGGAGGTTAAAGCCCCCTGGATAGGAGTCAGTACTGCGACTATAGAGGAGGTTAAAGCCCCCTATAGGAGTCAGTACTGGGGCTATAGAGGAGGTTAAAGCCCCCTGGATAGGAGTCAGTACTGGGACTATAGAGGAGGTTAAAGCCCCCTGGATAGGAGTCAGTACTGGGACTATAGAGGAGGTTAAAGCCCCCTATAGGAGTCAGTACTGGGGCTATAGAGGAGGTTAAAGCTCCCTGGATAGGAGTCAGTACTGGGGCTATAGAGGAGGTTAAAGCCCCCTGGATAGGAGTCAGTACTGGGACTATAGAGGAGGTTAAAGCCCCCTATAGGAGTCAGTACTGGGGCTATAGAGGAGGTTAAAGCCCCCTGGATAGGAGTCAGTACTGGGACTATAGAGGAGGTTAAAGCCCCCTATAGGAGTCAGTACTGGGGCTATAGAGGAGGTTAAAACCCCCTGGATAGGAGTCAGTACTGGGGCTATAGGAGGTTAAAGTCCCCTATAGGAGTCAGTACTGGGGCTATAGAGGAGGTTAAAGCCCCCTATAGGAGTCAGTACTGGGGCTATAGAGGAGGTTAAAGCCCCCTGGATAGGAGTCAGTACTGGGACTATATAGGAGGTTAAAACCCCCTGGATAGGAGTCAGTACTGGGGCTATAGAGGAGGTTAAAGCCCCCTGGATTGGAGTCAGTACTGGGGCTATAGAGGAGGTTAAAGCCCCCTATAGGAGTCAGTACTGGTGCTATAGAGGAGGTTAACCCCCCTATAGGAGTCAGAACTGGGGCTATAGAGGAGGTTAAAGCCCCCTATAGGAGTCAGCACTGGGGCTATAGAGGAGGTTAAAGCCCCCTGGATAGGAGTCAGTACTGGGGCTATAGAGGAGGTTAAAGCCCCCTATAGGAGTCAGTACTGGGGCTATAGAGGAGGTTAAAGCCCCCTGGATAGGAGTCAGTACTGGGACTATAGAGGAGGTTAAAGCCCCCTATAGGAGTCAGTACTGGGACTATAGAGGAGGTTAAAACCCCCTGGATAGGAGTCAGTACTGGGGCTATAGAGGAGGTTAAAGCCCCGTGGATAGGAGTCAGTACTGGGGCTATAGAGGAGGTTAAAGCCCCCTGGATAGGAGTCCGTACTGGGGCTATAGAGGAGGTTAAAGCCCCCTGGATAGGGGTCAGTACTGGGGCTATAGAGGAGGTTAAAGCCCCCTGGATAGGAGTCAGTACTGGGGCTATAGAGGAGGTTAAAGCCCCCTGGATAGGAGTCAGTACTGGGGCTATAGAGGAGGTTAAAGCCCCGTGGATAGGAGTCAGTACTGGGGCTATAGAGGAGGTTAAAGCCCCCTGGATAGGAGTCCGTACTGGGGCTATAGAGGTTAAACCCCCTGGATAGGAGTCAGTACTGGGACTATATAGGAGGTTAAAAACCCCTGGATAGGAGTCAGTACTGGGGCTATAGAGGAGGTTAAAGCCCCCTGGATAGGAGTCAGTACTGGGACTATAGAGGAGGTTAAAACGCCCTGGATAGGAGTCAGTACTGGGGCTATAGAGGAGGTTAAAGCCCCCTGGATAGGAGTCAGTACTGGGGCTATAAAGGAGGTTAAAGCCCCCTGGATAGGAGTCAGTACTGGGGCTATAGAGGAGGTTAAAGCCCCCTGGATAGGAGTCAGTACTGGGGCTATAGAGGAGGTTAAAGCCCCCTGGATAGGAGTCAGTACTGGGGCTATAGAGGAGGTTAAATCCCCCTGGATAGGAGTCAGTACTGGGACTATAGAGGAGGTTAAAGCCCCCTATAGGAGTCAGTACTGGGGCTATAGAGGAGGTTAAAACCCTCTGGATAGGAGTCAGTACTGGGACTATAGAGGAGGTTAAAGCCCCCTGGATAGGAGTCAGTACTGGTGCTATAGAGGAGGTTAAAGCCCCCTGGATAGGAGTCAGTACTGGGACTATAGAGGAGGTTAAAGCCCCCTATAGGAGTCAGTACTGGTGCTATAGAGGAGGTTAAAACCCCCTGGATAGGAGTCAGTACTGGTGCTATAGAGGAGGTTAAAACCCCCTGGATAGGAGTCAGTACTGGGGCTATAGAGGAGGTTAAAGCCCCCTATAGGAGTCAGTACTGGGGCTATAGAGGAGGTTAAAACCCCCTGGATAGGAGTCAGTACTGGGACTATAGAGGAGGTTAAAGCCCCCTGGATAGGAGTCTGTTTTCATCATTCTAACGCAAGACTTTGTCAAGTCCATACAATTGTGGCCAACAAACACTTCAGTTTCGTCTGCAATACATGCACCCTTCTTGCGTCACTTGCGTCCCCTCTTACCTCCTGCAAGGTCAGTGGGGTCCTTGTACGGGTTGAACTTAGGTTTGGGGGCAACCACAGGGGCAAACTTCTTAGGGGCCTGTTGCTGGGAAACAGAGATACTAGGGACGCCCATGGCAGGGGTGGTCTCCATCCGCCCTGTCACCTGAACCTCGCCTTCGGTGGTCCACATGGTTCtacagaggatgaggaggaggatgaggaagaggaggaagaagagggagaacaAGGTCAGGGTATAGTCTTCAGCTTACGTAAGCAACAGGCATATTGGTTCTGCAGAGTTAAGACGGGTTAAGTCCCTGGTCGACGTGGTTCTGCAGAGTTAAGACGGGTTAAGTCCCTGGTCGACGTAGTTCTGCAGAGGAAGAGTTAAGATGGGTTAAGTCCCTGGTCGACGTGGTTCTGCAGAGGAAGAGTTAAGACGGGTTAAGTCCCTGGTCGACGTGGTTCTGCAGACTTAAGATGGGTTAAGTCCCTGGTCGACGTAGTTCTGCAGAGGAAGAGTTAAGACGGGTTAAGTCCCTGGTTGACGTGGTTCTGCAGAGGAAGAGTTAAGACGGGTTAAGTCCCTGGTCGACGTGGTTCTGCAGAGTTAAGATGGGTTAAGTCCCTGGTCGACGTGGTTCTGCAGAGGAAGAGTTAAGACGGGTTAAGTCCCTGGTCGACGTGGTTCTGCAGAGTTAAGATGGGTTAAGTCCCTGGTCGACGTGGTTCTGCAGAGGAAGAGTTAAGACGGGTTAAGTCCCTGGTCGACGTGGTTCTGCAGAGTTAAGACGGGTTAAGTCCCTGGTCGACGTGGTTCTGCAGAGGAAGAGTTAAGACGGGTTAAGTCCCTGGCCGACGTGGTTCTGCAGAGGAAGAGTTAAGATGGGTTAAGTCCCTGGTCAACGTGGTTCTGTAGAGGAAGAGTTAAGATCAGGTCAAACTCATAGTTTTTGACCGGAGGACGACGTGAGTGGTTGACACGTTGTCACCAATCAAACGGAAGCAGACATTGGTTTCAGTGTGTAAAGATGCTATTCACCATGCTATTCACCCTGCTATTCACCCTGCTATTCACCATGCTATTCACCATGCTATTCACCATGCTATTCACCCTGCTATTCACCATGCTATTCACCATGCTATTCACCCTGCTATCCACCCTGCTATCCACCCTGCTATTCACCCTGCTATTCACCATGCTATTCACCATGCTATTCACCCTGCTATTCACCCTGCTATTCACCATGCTATTCACCATGCTATTCACCCTGCTATTCACCATGCTATTCACCATGCTATTCACCCTGCTATCCACCCTGCTATCCACCCTGCTATTCACCCTGCTATTCACCATGCTATTCACCATGCTATTCACCATGCTATTCACCATGCTATTCACCATGCTATTCATCATGCTATTCACCATGCTATTCACCATGCTATTCACCATGCTATTCACCCTGCTATTCACCATGCTCTTCACCATGCTCTTCACCATGCTATTCACCATACTATTCACCATGCTATTCACCCTGCTATTCACCATGCTCTTCACCATGCTATTCACCCTGCTATTCACCATGCTATTCACCATGCTATTCACCCTGCTATTCACCCTGCTATTCACCATGCTATTCACCATGCTATTCACCATGCTATTCACCATGCTATTCACCATGCTATTCACCATGATCATACTGTCCCACAGCTTAGCTTATACTCTGCCTTCAAAAcgcattcacaccccttgatcctatccacattttgttgtgttacagcctgaatttaaaatagattcaatgaagatgttgtgtcactgatctacacacaataccccataacgtcaaagtggaattatgttttttgacattttgacaaaataataaaaaatgcaaagttgaaatatcttgagtcattaagtactcaacccctttgttatgtcaagcctaaataagttcaggagtaaaaatgtgcttaacgagtcacataataagttgcatggactcactctgttcaataatagtgttcaacattctttttgaatgactacctcatctctgtaccccacacatacaattatctgtaaggtccctcatctctgtaccccacacatataattatctgtaaggtccctcatctctgtaccccacacatacaattatctgtaaggtccctcatctctgtaccccacacatacaattatctgtaaggtccctcatctctgtaccccacacatacaattatctgtaaggtccctcatctctgtaccccacacatacaattatctgtaaggtccctcatccctgtaccccacacatacaattatctgtaatgtccctcatctctgtaccccacacatacaattatctgtaaggtccctcatctctgtaccccacacatacaattatctgtaaggtccctcatctctgtaccccacacatacaattatctgtaaggtccctcatctctgtaccccacacatacaattatctgtaaggtccctcatctctgttccccacacatacaattatctgtaaggtccctcatctctgtaccccacacatacaattatctgtaaggtccctcatctctctaccccacacatacaattatctgtaaggtccctcatctctctaccccacacctacaattatctgtaaggtccctcatctctgtaccccacacatacaattatctgtaaggtccctcatctctctaccccacacctacaattatctgtaaggtccctcatctctgtaccccacacatacaattatctgtaaggtccctcatctctgtaccccacacatacaattatctgtaaggtccctcatctctgtaccccacacatacaattatctgtaaggtccctcatctctctaccccacacctacaattatctgtaaggtccctcatctctgtaccccacacatacaattatctgtaaggtccctcatctctgtacctcacacatacaattatctgtaatgtccctcatctctctaccccacacatacaattatctgtaatgtccctcatctctctaccccacacatacaattatctgtaaggtccctcatctctgtaccccacacatacaattatctgtaaggtccctcatctctgtaccccacacatacaattatctgtaatgtccctcatctctgtacctcacacatacaattatctgtaatgtccctcatctctctaccccacacatacaattatctgtaaggtccctcatctctgtaccccacacatacaattatctgtaaggtccctcatctctgttccccacacatacaattatctgtcaggtccctcatctctgtacctcacacatacaattatctgtaaggtccctcatctctgtaccccacacatacaattatctgtaaggtccctcatctctgtaccccacacatacaattatctgtaaggtccctcatctctgtaccccacacatacaattatctgtaaggtccctcatctctgtatcccacacatacaattatctgtaaggtccctcatctctgtaccccacacatacaattatctgtaaggtccctcatctctgtaccccacacctacaattatctgtaaggtccctcatctctgtaccccacacatacaattatctgtaaggtccctcagtccagcAGTGCATTTAAACATAGattcacaaagaagggcacctattggttaaTAACATGACTAAGAGGAATGaaatctgaccattttactcctgaggtactgactgacctgttgcaccctcgacatccactgtgattattattattggaccatgctggtcatctatgaacatttgaacatcttggccatgttctgttataatcttcacctggcacagccagaagaggactggccatcccacatatgctctctctaattctctctttctttctctctctcggaggacctgagccctaggaccatgccccaggaataactgacatgatgactccttgctgtccccagtccacctggctgtgctgccgctccagtttcaactgttctgccttattattattcgaccatgctggtcatttatgaacatttgaacatcttggccatgttctgttataatctccacccggcacagccagaagaggactggccaccccacatagcctggttcctctctaggtttcttcctaggttctggcctttctagggagtttttcctagccaccgtgcttctacacctgcattgcttgctgtttggggttttaggctgggtttctgtacagcactttgtgaaatcagctgatgtaagatggGCTTTATAAAttcgattgattgattgattgattgattgattgattgattgaccagTGCCACGGAGAAGATTGCTGTGCTGCAGCCGTTGGTTACGGCTCGTTAACCATCCAGAATGAACGGTTAACGGAGGCTCATTCTTCGACCCAGACAGATTACATGGAGATATCGCTGAAAGAGGAAGTTAATGACAGCAACATGACATGAAACGAACTCAAAATAAGGCTGTATGTATTCAGTagtgatggggaggggggggggggactccctCCAGTCACATGTGGCCATGTTATATTGATCTAGAACTCTAAGTATAGTTGCTATCTAGTGCAAGATGGATGGCTGTACCTGCGTCAAAACTCTGGGATTTATTTCCTCCTAtatcttgttctccatcttcttatTAAATAGTGATG from Oncorhynchus mykiss isolate Arlee chromosome 1, USDA_OmykA_1.1, whole genome shotgun sequence includes:
- the LOC118966170 gene encoding putative transport permease ycf38; this translates as MLFTMLFTLLFTLLFTMLFTMLFTMLFTLLFTMLFTMLFTLLSTLLSTLLFTLLFTMLFTMLFTLLFTLLFTMLFTMLFTLLFTMLFTMLFTLLSTLLSTLLFTLLFTMLFTMLFTMLFTMLFTMLFIMLFTMLFTMLFTMLFTLLFTMLFTMLFTMLFTILFTMLFTLLFTMLFTMLFTLLFTMLFTMLFTLLFTLLFTMLFTMLFTMLFTMLFTMLFTMIILSHSLAYTLPSKRIHTP